In the Anastrepha obliqua isolate idAnaObli1 chromosome 1, idAnaObli1_1.0, whole genome shotgun sequence genome, one interval contains:
- the LOC129239552 gene encoding tetraspanin-13 isoform X2: MCGGFTCSKNALIALNILYVMVGFLLIGVGVYARAASIVTNLPIVGGILACGVILILISILGLAGAVKHHQVMLFFYMIILFMLFLIQFSIASSCLAVNSEQQKEFAEEGWNNVPDAMRKQVQDTFLCCGFNTTNTDTSCDAVAKQCCPNYIVSSDCSCPPCLPALEDKINYAFKLCGGLGIFFSFTEFIGVWLTVRYRNQKDPRGLPSAFL, translated from the exons atgtGCGGAGGTTTTACTTGCTCGAAAAATGCGCTAATTGCGCTGAACATTTTGTATGTG ATGGTGGGATTCCTGTTGATTGGCGTTGGCGTTTATGCGCGTGCAGCTTCCATAGTCACAAATCTACCGATTGTGGGTGGCATTTTAGCCTGCGGAGTGATACTGATATTAATCTCCATACTCGGGCTGGCCGGTGCAGTGAAGCATCATCAAGTGATGCTATTTTTC TACATGATTATTCTCTTCATGCTCTTCCTCATTCAATTCTCCATTGCCAGCTCATGTCTGGCTGTTAATTCGGAGCAGCAAAAAGAGTTCGCTGAGGAGGGTTGGAATAATGTGCCAGATGCTATGCGAAAACAAGTGCAGGACACATTCCTATGCTGTGGCTTTAATACGACCAATACCGATACATCTTGTGATGCAGTGGCTAAACAATGCTGTCCGAATTATATCGTATCGAGCGATTGCTCGTGCCCACCGTGTCTGCCAGCATTGGAGGACAAAATCAATTATGCTTTTAAATTATGCGGCGGCTTGGGAATTTTCTTTAGTTTCACCGAG TTTATTGGTGTTTGGCTAACCGTTCGTTATCGCAATCAAAAAGACCCACGCGGTTTACCGAGTGCATTTCTATAA
- the LOC129239552 gene encoding tetraspanin-13 isoform X1 yields the protein MCGGFTCSKNALIALNILYVMVGFLLIGVGVYARAASIVTNLPIVGGILACGVILILISILGLAGAVKHHQVMLFFYMIILFMLFLIQFSIASSCLAVNSEQQKEFAEEGWNNVPDAMRKQVQDTFLCCGFNTTNTDTSCDAVAKQCCPNYIVSSDCSCPPCLPALEDKINYAFKLCGGLGIFFSFTEVLAVFLARRYRNQHDPHYPPARAIFPHNYQY from the exons atgtGCGGAGGTTTTACTTGCTCGAAAAATGCGCTAATTGCGCTGAACATTTTGTATGTG ATGGTGGGATTCCTGTTGATTGGCGTTGGCGTTTATGCGCGTGCAGCTTCCATAGTCACAAATCTACCGATTGTGGGTGGCATTTTAGCCTGCGGAGTGATACTGATATTAATCTCCATACTCGGGCTGGCCGGTGCAGTGAAGCATCATCAAGTGATGCTATTTTTC TACATGATTATTCTCTTCATGCTCTTCCTCATTCAATTCTCCATTGCCAGCTCATGTCTGGCTGTTAATTCGGAGCAGCAAAAAGAGTTCGCTGAGGAGGGTTGGAATAATGTGCCAGATGCTATGCGAAAACAAGTGCAGGACACATTCCTATGCTGTGGCTTTAATACGACCAATACCGATACATCTTGTGATGCAGTGGCTAAACAATGCTGTCCGAATTATATCGTATCGAGCGATTGCTCGTGCCCACCGTGTCTGCCAGCATTGGAGGACAAAATCAATTATGCTTTTAAATTATGCGGCGGCTTGGGAATTTTCTTTAGTTTCACCGAG GTATTGGCCGTCTTCTTGGCGCGTCGCTATCGCAATCAACACGATCCACACTATCCACCTGCGCGCGCAATTTTTCCACACAATTACCAGTATTAG